A window of the Bradysia coprophila strain Holo2 unplaced genomic scaffold, BU_Bcop_v1 contig_538, whole genome shotgun sequence genome harbors these coding sequences:
- the LOC119083049 gene encoding uncharacterized protein LOC119083049, which produces MNTMAFSWIVALSIVAGCAAQGSLPVLDSCILCSSRTNITCATDPDGNHRSACETVPVLSGCYTRILDGFTLRGCTSDLDADVLAACQNDSELCSICVGESNVATHGCNNLIFPAHRHHCHQCHGAVNGTCGGIPLGVATPCEMFDANDRCYILRTNTTITRGCMSNRGTNCDNPEHCHICEITGCNNLIGDSVPIAPGSAVTNTVSMVTLSTAFIFALAKFI; this is translated from the exons ATGAATACCATGGCATTTAGTTGGATCGTAGCATTATCAATCGTCGCTGGATGCGCTGCACAAGGAAGCc TTCCAGTGTTAGATAGTTGCATCTTGTGCAGCTCTCGTACGAATATTACTTGCGCTACTGACCCCGATGGGAACCATCGATCGGCATGTGAGACCGTTCCGGTACTGTCTGGATGTTATACCCGAATTTTGG ACGGATTCACATTACGTGGATGTACGTCTGATCTGGACGCTGATGTACTGGCCGCCTGTCAGAATGATAGCGAACTGTGTTCCATCTGCGTGGGAGAATCGAATGTCGCCACACATGGATGCAACAACTTGATTTTCCCGGCGCATAGACATCATTGCCATCAGTGCCATGGCGCCGTAAACGGAACCTGTGGCGGAATTCCATTGGGAGTGGCAACACCGTGTGAAATGTTTGATGCCAACGATCGTTGTTACATTTTGCGTACTA ATACTACCATCACCCGTGGATGTATGAGCAACCGTGGAACAAATTGCGATAATCCGGAACATTGTCACATTTGTGAGATCACCGGATGCAACAACTTGATTGGCGATTCGGTACCAATAGCACCTGGCTCAGCAGTCACAAACACAGTGTCTATGGTCACGTTATCGACAGCATTTATTTTCGCATTGGCAAAGTTCATTTAA